One genomic region from Bufo bufo chromosome 3, aBufBuf1.1, whole genome shotgun sequence encodes:
- the DYNLT3 gene encoding dynein light chain Tctex-type 3, protein MEDHQHKAENTFSGDEASSIVKECVEVILGGVDYDDSRVNEWMSAVVEQSLTHLVKMEKAFKYIVTCTVMQKRGGGLHTASSSFWDNSTDGSCTVRWENRTMYCIVNVFAVAIHL, encoded by the exons AACACTTTCAGTGGAGATGAAGCGAGCAGCATTGTCAAAGAG TGTGTAGAAGTCATCCTGGGTGGAGTAGACTACGATGATAGTAGAGTCAATGAGTGGATGTCAGCCGTTGTGGAACAGTCTTTAACCCATCTAGTAAAGATGGAAAAAGCCTTTAAATATATCG TAACCTGTACAGTCATGCAGAAAAGAGGAGGTGGTCTTCACACTGCAAGTTCCTCATTTTGGGATAACTCCACTGATG GTAGCTGCACAGTGCGATGGGAAAACCGGACCATGTACTGCATTGTCAACGTCTTTGCTGTGGCCATACACCTATAA